The Pontibacter pudoricolor genome contains a region encoding:
- a CDS encoding YdcF family protein — translation MFFLLSKLLNFFLMPILWVLLFLFLALILKKPKYKRGFLLASLALLIVFSNPFLENEAWRAWEVKATPVKEVGQYDVAIILTGVTGYREDLPDRIHTHKGADRFLHPLQLYRLGKIEQFLISGGDGRITGTAVPEAEQLEKILLMAGVAEEDIITEANSRNTHENAVNTAKLLAKHPEWEKRLLVTSAFHMRRSQACFKKAGVAVDVYSTDFYSAPRYLTPDETIVPNAGSFSNWHLLIHEIAGYIVYKLMGYL, via the coding sequence ATGTTTTTCCTGTTATCCAAGCTGCTGAACTTTTTTCTGATGCCCATTCTGTGGGTGTTGCTGTTCCTCTTCCTGGCCCTGATTCTGAAGAAACCTAAGTATAAGCGCGGCTTTTTACTGGCGTCGTTAGCGCTGCTTATTGTTTTCTCGAATCCGTTTTTAGAGAACGAAGCCTGGCGCGCCTGGGAAGTTAAAGCCACCCCGGTGAAAGAAGTAGGGCAATATGATGTGGCCATTATACTGACTGGCGTAACCGGCTACCGCGAAGACTTGCCAGACAGAATTCATACTCATAAAGGCGCAGACCGTTTTTTACATCCTTTGCAACTATACCGCCTGGGCAAAATCGAGCAGTTCCTGATTTCAGGGGGCGACGGACGTATAACCGGGACAGCCGTACCCGAAGCGGAACAGCTCGAAAAAATATTGCTGATGGCCGGTGTGGCCGAAGAAGATATTATAACGGAAGCCAACAGCCGCAACACGCACGAAAATGCTGTAAACACAGCCAAGCTGCTGGCAAAACACCCTGAATGGGAAAAGCGTTTGCTGGTAACTTCAGCTTTTCACATGCGCCGCTCCCAGGCCTGCTTTAAAAAAGCAGGTGTAGCAGTTGATGTATATAGCACAGACTTTTATTCGGCTCCAAGGTATCTGACTCCCGACGAAACTATAGTTCCCAATGCAGGCTCGTTCAGTAACTGGCACCTGCTCATCCACGAAATCGCCGGGTATATAGTTTACAAGCTCATGGGATACCTTTAA
- a CDS encoding rhodanese-like domain-containing protein translates to MPKRILFLILFIVVAIVFTDIGKHYSYSLLTNIVSNQAVPNIDSEELYRLDKPYVLLDVRTPAEYKVSHIKGARHVNYNTFQVNDQADIRKDARVVVYCSVGVRSSKAGLQLLEAGYTDVQQLHGGIFNWVNNGYPVFDANGQTNRIHGYTRFWGYWLTEGVKVYGP, encoded by the coding sequence ATGCCGAAACGAATACTCTTTTTAATTTTATTTATAGTTGTGGCCATCGTTTTTACAGACATAGGCAAGCACTATAGTTATAGTTTACTGACCAATATCGTCTCAAACCAGGCGGTGCCCAACATCGATTCTGAAGAGCTTTATAGGTTAGATAAACCCTACGTGTTGCTGGATGTACGAACCCCTGCAGAGTATAAAGTAAGTCATATAAAAGGGGCAAGGCATGTGAACTATAACACTTTTCAGGTAAATGATCAGGCTGATATACGGAAAGATGCGCGGGTTGTCGTTTACTGCTCTGTCGGGGTGCGTAGTTCTAAGGCGGGATTACAATTGCTTGAGGCAGGTTACACAGATGTGCAGCAACTACATGGCGGCATATTCAACTGGGTTAATAATGGCTATCCTGTTTTTGATGCCAATGGCCAGACAAATCGTATACATGGCTATACCCGCTTCTGGGGTTACTGGCTAACGGAAGGTGTTAAAGTATATGGACCATAA
- a CDS encoding glycosyltransferase 87 family protein, with the protein MTLQKRTIAAYSVLGVSAVVYAVLGYATPRENFAQLVWLFAACFLGYVYVVNQRLPVWHGIGAAIVFRVILLLATPLLSDDYFRFIWDGRLLAAGVNPYLYLPSYFMQEGATIVSGINDALFRQLNSPEYYSVYPPVAQAVFWLSAKLSPESITGSVVVIRVVILIAEVLNMFLLLRLLRKMGLPDGYVLLYALNPLVILELTGNLHFEALTIFFVLLGLYQLFYQRVVWAGCAFGLAVGVKLLPLLFLPFMWRKLGTRQFVYFLTAVGLTLLVICLPLINLAVIELFASSLNLYFLKFEFNASVYYLLRWVGIQVTGYNQIAVIGPLLSLATFAIVMSMAAVKKLGSVKRLTGYMAAALTIYLLLATTVHPWYITTLVALTAASNFRFAIVWSGLAILSYSAYRTSTYSEDTVLIILEYTIVVLWLVVEIYLYRQQRHHVNLK; encoded by the coding sequence ATGACCTTACAAAAGCGAACTATAGCGGCTTATAGTGTACTAGGCGTTTCGGCGGTCGTGTATGCTGTGCTTGGGTATGCTACACCGCGTGAGAATTTCGCACAGCTGGTATGGTTGTTTGCTGCCTGCTTTTTGGGATATGTATATGTCGTAAACCAGCGTTTACCTGTATGGCATGGCATAGGTGCTGCCATCGTTTTCAGGGTGATCTTGCTGCTGGCCACTCCCCTGCTGTCTGATGATTATTTCCGTTTTATCTGGGATGGAAGGCTGCTGGCGGCGGGTGTAAACCCTTACTTATACTTGCCCAGCTATTTTATGCAGGAAGGTGCAACTATAGTTTCCGGCATTAACGATGCGCTTTTCCGACAACTCAACTCACCAGAATATTATAGTGTGTACCCCCCTGTTGCGCAGGCTGTTTTCTGGTTGTCAGCAAAGCTCTCCCCAGAAAGTATTACCGGCAGCGTTGTTGTCATTCGGGTTGTGATCCTGATTGCAGAGGTGCTGAATATGTTTCTGCTTTTGCGGTTATTGCGCAAAATGGGCTTGCCGGATGGCTATGTATTACTGTATGCCCTGAACCCACTCGTAATTCTGGAGCTGACTGGCAACCTGCACTTCGAAGCATTGACGATATTTTTTGTGCTTCTTGGCCTGTACCAGCTTTTTTACCAGCGTGTGGTATGGGCGGGCTGCGCTTTCGGTCTTGCGGTCGGGGTTAAGTTACTGCCCCTTTTATTTCTGCCATTTATGTGGCGCAAGCTGGGAACCAGGCAGTTTGTGTACTTTTTAACGGCTGTCGGGCTTACGCTTTTAGTAATTTGTTTACCGCTGATAAACCTGGCCGTGATAGAGCTCTTCGCCAGCAGCCTGAACCTCTACTTTCTGAAATTTGAGTTTAATGCAAGTGTGTATTATCTGCTGCGATGGGTTGGCATACAGGTAACAGGCTATAACCAGATCGCTGTGATCGGCCCCTTACTTTCGCTGGCTACTTTTGCTATAGTTATGTCGATGGCGGCAGTGAAGAAACTGGGCTCCGTGAAAAGGCTTACCGGCTACATGGCTGCTGCGCTTACTATTTACTTGCTGCTTGCCACAACGGTACATCCGTGGTACATCACCACGTTGGTTGCGCTCACAGCAGCCAGTAATTTCAGGTTTGCTATCGTTTGGTCGGGTCTGGCCATTTTAAGTTACAGCGCTTATCGCACCAGCACTTATTCTGAAGATACCGTCCTGATTATACTGGAATATACAATAGTTGTGCTTTGGCTAGTGGTAGAGATTTACCTCTACCGCCAGCAACGCCATCACGTAAACCTGAAATAG
- a CDS encoding TIGR04282 family arsenosugar biosynthesis glycosyltransferase — translation MDHKRLLLLFVRAPELGKVKTRLAEAVGPEVALEIYIHLLQHTRLVTEKLQTDKAVYFADAIVDDELWPKAIYQHHLQTQGDLGRKMQAAFEDAFAAGYSSVVIIGSDCKQLTQEIIEQAFDALQTHEVVIGPALDGGYYLLGMNKLYPELFRNKPWSTSTVFAETLYDVERLHLSHKLLPELSDVDHMEDVDFDWLADS, via the coding sequence ATGGACCATAAAAGACTGCTTTTACTGTTTGTGCGTGCTCCGGAGCTTGGCAAGGTAAAGACCCGCCTGGCTGAAGCCGTTGGCCCCGAAGTAGCCCTCGAGATTTACATACACCTGCTGCAGCACACCCGCCTGGTAACCGAAAAACTGCAAACCGACAAAGCTGTTTATTTTGCTGATGCTATAGTTGATGATGAACTATGGCCTAAGGCAATTTACCAGCATCATTTGCAAACGCAGGGAGATCTGGGCCGGAAAATGCAGGCTGCTTTTGAAGATGCTTTTGCTGCAGGTTATAGTTCGGTCGTAATTATCGGGAGCGATTGCAAGCAGCTGACGCAGGAAATAATTGAACAGGCTTTTGATGCATTGCAGACACATGAAGTAGTGATCGGTCCGGCGCTGGATGGCGGGTATTATTTGCTGGGCATGAACAAACTATACCCGGAGCTTTTCCGGAACAAACCCTGGAGCACATCAACTGTTTTTGCCGAGACATTGTACGATGTGGAGCGACTCCATTTATCGCATAAATTGTTGCCTGAGCTCTCGGATGTAGACCACATGGAAGATGTGGATTTTGACTGGCTGGCGGATTCCTGA
- a CDS encoding NAD-dependent succinate-semialdehyde dehydrogenase, producing MAIQTMNPATNEVVKTFEPHTSEEVSQKIEAADKAFSSWRKTTFADRAKLMQKCADILENEAEKYGRIITLEMGKPLKDGISEVKKCALACRYYAENAEDFLKDEVVASKAEKSLIAYEPLGVILAVMPWNFPFWQVFRFLAPALMAGNTGLLKHASNVPQCALAIEEIIRKAGFPEEVFYTLLIGSKEVDAVIQHPAVKAVTLTGSEAAGAHVAATAGKEIKKTVLELGGSDPFIVLADADLELAAENAMKSRMVNTGQSCIAAKRFIVVETIADTFLEKMKQKMAVLKTGDPLKDDCDYGPMARPDLAEELQEQVKKSIEKGAKVVLDGGREGKDSAYFKPMILTNVKPGMPAYDEEMFGPVAAFIVAKDEDDAIRIANDSRFGLAGSVWTKDHDRGIKVARQVASGAVFVNAMVASSPEMPFGGIKKSGYGRELSYVGIREFVNQKSIWVG from the coding sequence ATGGCCATCCAAACTATGAATCCGGCCACCAACGAGGTGGTAAAAACATTTGAGCCCCACACTTCAGAGGAAGTCAGCCAGAAAATAGAAGCTGCCGACAAAGCCTTCAGCAGCTGGCGAAAAACAACTTTTGCAGATCGCGCCAAACTGATGCAGAAATGCGCCGACATACTCGAAAACGAAGCAGAAAAATACGGCCGCATCATTACCCTGGAAATGGGAAAGCCTTTGAAAGACGGTATTTCGGAAGTTAAAAAATGCGCCCTTGCCTGCCGGTATTACGCTGAAAATGCAGAAGACTTTTTAAAGGATGAAGTAGTAGCATCCAAGGCAGAAAAAAGCCTGATCGCGTACGAGCCGCTGGGCGTTATACTGGCTGTTATGCCCTGGAATTTCCCGTTCTGGCAAGTGTTCCGTTTCCTGGCTCCTGCGCTTATGGCCGGCAATACCGGCCTGCTGAAACATGCCTCTAATGTGCCGCAATGCGCTTTGGCCATAGAAGAGATAATCCGGAAAGCCGGCTTCCCCGAAGAGGTATTTTACACCTTGCTGATCGGCTCCAAAGAAGTGGATGCCGTAATACAACACCCGGCCGTAAAAGCTGTAACCTTAACCGGAAGCGAAGCAGCAGGCGCACACGTGGCGGCTACGGCAGGTAAAGAGATCAAGAAAACAGTGTTAGAGCTGGGTGGCAGCGACCCGTTTATAGTGTTGGCTGATGCGGACCTGGAACTGGCGGCTGAGAACGCGATGAAATCAAGAATGGTGAATACCGGGCAAAGCTGTATTGCGGCCAAGCGTTTTATAGTTGTAGAAACTATAGCCGATACTTTCTTAGAAAAGATGAAGCAGAAAATGGCTGTGCTCAAAACCGGAGACCCACTAAAAGACGATTGCGATTACGGGCCAATGGCACGCCCTGACCTGGCCGAAGAGTTGCAGGAACAGGTGAAAAAATCAATAGAGAAAGGAGCCAAAGTTGTGTTGGATGGCGGACGCGAAGGCAAAGACAGCGCCTACTTTAAACCGATGATCCTGACCAATGTGAAGCCCGGCATGCCTGCTTACGACGAAGAAATGTTTGGCCCGGTAGCCGCTTTTATAGTTGCCAAAGACGAAGACGACGCCATCCGGATTGCAAACGATTCCCGTTTCGGTTTAGCCGGCTCCGTATGGACAAAAGACCATGATCGCGGTATAAAAGTAGCCCGCCAGGTAGCATCCGGTGCTGTGTTTGTAAATGCCATGGTCGCTTCTTCGCCGGAGATGCCATTTGGTGGTATTAAAAAATCCGGTTACGGGCGTGAGCTGTCTTATGTGGGCATCCGGGAATTTGTGAACCAGAAAAGTATCTGGGTAGGGTAA
- a CDS encoding glycosyltransferase family 2 protein: MLRVNVIIPAYNEELSIGKVVAAIPAFVADVIVVNNNSSDRTAETARLAGATVLHEPKAGYGHACLKGIAYASAKPSALRPDIIVFLDGDFSDFPQEMDVLLKPIVDGDADMVIGSRVLGKREAGSLLPQQLFGNWLATKLLHLLYGVTYTDLGPFRAIKLDTLLGLNMQDRTYGWTVEMQAKAAKQHVRSVEVPVSYRKRIGVSKVSGTIKGTVLAGYKIIFTIFRYM, encoded by the coding sequence ATGTTACGCGTAAACGTCATCATCCCGGCCTATAACGAAGAGCTTTCTATTGGCAAAGTAGTAGCAGCCATTCCTGCGTTTGTAGCAGACGTGATCGTGGTAAACAACAACTCCAGCGACCGCACCGCCGAGACAGCCCGCCTGGCCGGGGCCACCGTTTTGCACGAGCCAAAAGCGGGTTACGGTCATGCCTGCCTGAAAGGAATTGCCTATGCGTCAGCTAAACCATCAGCGTTGCGTCCTGATATAATTGTTTTCCTGGATGGTGATTTTTCAGATTTTCCGCAGGAGATGGATGTACTTTTAAAACCTATAGTTGACGGTGATGCCGACATGGTGATCGGGTCGCGTGTGCTGGGTAAAAGGGAGGCCGGCTCGTTGCTGCCACAGCAATTATTTGGTAACTGGCTGGCTACAAAACTATTGCACTTACTTTACGGGGTTACCTATACTGACCTCGGGCCTTTCCGGGCAATAAAACTGGACACGCTTCTGGGGTTGAATATGCAGGACCGTACCTATGGCTGGACCGTAGAAATGCAGGCCAAAGCAGCTAAGCAGCATGTCCGGTCCGTTGAAGTTCCTGTGTCGTATCGTAAACGCATTGGAGTTTCTAAAGTGTCCGGAACGATAAAAGGCACGGTGCTGGCCGGCTATAAGATTATTTTCACGATATTTAGGTACATGTAA
- a CDS encoding DUF2905 domain-containing protein, whose protein sequence is MQPAGKYIVIVGVVIVVVGLLVWFAGDKLNWFGNLPGDVKVERKNVRVYFPITTMLLLSALLSLLLWVFRKFF, encoded by the coding sequence ATGCAGCCTGCTGGAAAATATATAGTTATAGTTGGTGTGGTTATAGTTGTAGTCGGGTTACTGGTTTGGTTTGCAGGCGACAAGCTGAACTGGTTTGGCAACCTGCCCGGCGATGTAAAAGTGGAAAGGAAAAATGTCAGAGTTTATTTCCCCATCACCACTATGCTGCTGCTGAGCGCACTGCTTTCGTTGCTGTTATGGGTTTTCCGGAAGTTCTTCTAA
- a CDS encoding arsenosugar biosynthesis-associated peroxidase-like protein, translating to MEKTYYDPADLKKFGDITQLQPEMGNKFFDYYGEVFKEGALTAREKALIALAVSHAVQCPYCIDAYTSDCLQKGADENQMMEAVHVAAAIKGGAALVHGVQMMNKIKELTM from the coding sequence ATGGAAAAGACATATTACGACCCGGCCGATCTGAAAAAGTTTGGCGACATAACACAATTACAGCCTGAGATGGGCAACAAGTTTTTTGATTATTACGGGGAGGTTTTTAAAGAAGGCGCCCTGACTGCCCGTGAAAAAGCGTTGATCGCCCTGGCGGTGTCGCATGCAGTGCAGTGCCCGTATTGCATTGACGCCTATACCTCGGATTGTTTGCAGAAAGGCGCTGATGAAAACCAGATGATGGAGGCGGTGCATGTGGCGGCTGCTATAAAAGGAGGCGCGGCGCTGGTGCACGGCGTGCAGATGATGAACAAGATCAAAGAACTTACCATGTAA
- a CDS encoding glycosyltransferase, producing MTLVATIVIVIYSLCLAFIFCYSLVQLHLTWLYLTRSPKQTPTIAPQEWPAVTVQLPVYNERYVISRLIDAVAAFDYPKVNLQIQLLDDSTDDTTTIISEKVKLLRKNGLTIEHVRRSDRTGFKAGALQHGLQTATGEFIAIFDADFVPSPDFLMRTIVAFTSPEIGVVQTRWGHLNRDYSMLTRLQAFGLDAHFTVEQQGRSNGNYFINFNGTAGVWRKACIVDAGGWQADTLTEDLDLSYRAQLKGWKFVYQQQTVSPAELPAEMNGLKSQQYRWTKGAAETARKHLSNVLLSPKPVKAKLHALFHLLNSSVFICVLLTAILSVPVLLIKEHNPQLQWLFQLGTLFIVSLLALVIFYWVSASRQTGKAGLRFIPDFLLFLTMSMGMSLHNSVAVLEGYLGRKTPFIRTPKYNLVQPQDNWKKKLYTLPGISIVTWLEGLLALYFAWAIWLGLHLKDYGLLPFHFMLATGFGLVFFYTLAHHKKA from the coding sequence ATGACGCTGGTAGCAACTATAGTAATAGTGATTTATAGTCTTTGCCTGGCCTTTATATTCTGTTACAGCCTGGTGCAGCTGCACCTTACCTGGTTGTATCTAACCCGTTCTCCAAAACAAACTCCAACTATAGCTCCACAGGAATGGCCAGCTGTAACGGTGCAATTGCCCGTTTACAACGAGCGCTATGTTATTTCGCGGTTAATAGATGCTGTTGCCGCTTTTGATTATCCCAAAGTAAACCTACAGATACAGCTCCTGGATGACTCTACCGACGACACCACCACTATAATCTCTGAAAAAGTAAAGCTGCTGCGGAAAAATGGCTTAACAATAGAACATGTAAGACGAAGCGACCGCACGGGCTTTAAAGCGGGCGCCCTGCAACATGGCCTCCAAACGGCAACTGGGGAGTTCATTGCTATTTTTGATGCTGATTTTGTGCCTTCCCCTGATTTTCTGATGCGAACTATAGTTGCCTTTACAAGCCCGGAGATTGGTGTTGTGCAAACCCGTTGGGGACATCTGAACAGAGATTACTCCATGCTTACCCGATTGCAGGCCTTCGGGCTGGATGCACATTTTACGGTAGAGCAGCAAGGCCGCAGCAACGGCAACTACTTTATAAACTTTAATGGCACGGCCGGTGTCTGGCGCAAAGCCTGTATAGTTGATGCAGGTGGCTGGCAAGCCGATACCCTAACCGAAGACCTGGACCTGAGCTACCGGGCACAGCTGAAAGGCTGGAAATTTGTGTATCAGCAGCAGACAGTATCTCCGGCGGAGTTGCCAGCCGAAATGAACGGCCTTAAATCGCAGCAATACCGCTGGACCAAAGGGGCTGCCGAGACTGCCCGTAAACATCTATCCAACGTGCTGCTCTCTCCAAAGCCCGTAAAAGCTAAACTGCATGCACTGTTCCATTTATTAAACAGCAGTGTCTTTATTTGCGTGTTGCTTACCGCTATACTTTCTGTTCCGGTGCTGCTTATTAAAGAACATAATCCGCAATTGCAGTGGCTGTTTCAGTTGGGTACACTTTTTATAGTTAGCCTGCTGGCGCTTGTCATTTTTTACTGGGTTTCTGCAAGCCGGCAAACAGGTAAAGCCGGCCTCCGCTTTATACCTGATTTTCTACTGTTCCTGACCATGTCGATGGGAATGTCGTTGCACAACAGCGTGGCTGTGCTGGAAGGGTATCTGGGGCGCAAAACCCCTTTCATCCGGACTCCGAAATACAACCTGGTACAGCCGCAGGACAATTGGAAAAAGAAGCTTTACACACTTCCCGGCATAAGTATAGTTACATGGCTCGAAGGTTTGCTGGCGCTCTATTTTGCCTGGGCGATCTGGCTTGGTCTGCACCTGAAAGACTATGGTTTACTGCCTTTCCATTTTATGCTGGCAACTGGCTTCGGATTGGTGTTTTTTTATACCTTGGCACATCATAAAAAAGCATGA
- a CDS encoding peroxiredoxin has translation MSEKINVGDKAPDFELIKPDGSMFRLKDQLKDTNVVLYFYPKDNTPGCTKQACGFRDQYEVFKEHEAEVVGISSDNSDSHDKFERSHRLPFVLLSDTDNKVRNLFGVPRKFGIIPGRVTYVIDKNGIVRYIFNSMTRPLEHVKNALDVLKDIEKK, from the coding sequence ATGAGCGAAAAAATAAATGTCGGAGATAAGGCTCCGGATTTTGAATTGATTAAACCGGACGGCAGCATGTTCAGGCTAAAGGATCAGCTGAAAGACACCAACGTGGTGCTGTACTTTTACCCGAAAGACAATACGCCCGGCTGCACCAAACAAGCCTGCGGGTTCCGCGATCAGTATGAGGTGTTTAAAGAGCACGAAGCTGAAGTGGTGGGCATCAGTTCAGACAACTCCGACTCGCATGATAAATTTGAGCGCAGCCATCGCCTTCCGTTCGTGCTGCTGAGCGATACAGATAACAAGGTGCGCAACCTGTTTGGTGTACCACGTAAATTTGGCATTATCCCCGGTCGTGTTACCTATGTTATAGATAAGAATGGTATAGTCCGTTATATTTTTAACTCGATGACCAGGCCGCTGGAACACGTTAAAAATGCGCTGGATGTGCTGAAAGACATAGAAAAGAAATAA
- a CDS encoding DUF2461 domain-containing protein — MSATIAKSTINFLSDLSRNNTREWFAENKPRYETARKDLLGFLDEMLKEMAHFEPIASTQTGKDLVFRIYRDVRFSNDKRPYKDHFGAYVADGGRKSILPGYYLHLAGNNNSFLAGGLWMPPANYLKAVRQEIDYSLDELKGIVEAPAFKKKFGELQGEQLKTTPKGYDKENPAIEYLRFKSWNAVMPLSDKVVLGNDFMDVVLDGFKSLKPFNDFLTAPLKEIGKD; from the coding sequence ATGTCAGCAACTATAGCTAAAAGCACAATCAATTTTTTAAGCGACCTTAGCCGCAACAACACCCGCGAATGGTTCGCCGAAAACAAGCCGCGTTACGAAACCGCCCGAAAAGATCTCCTTGGTTTCCTGGATGAGATGCTGAAAGAGATGGCGCATTTTGAGCCAATAGCCAGCACACAAACAGGCAAAGACCTGGTCTTTAGAATCTATAGGGATGTGCGCTTTTCGAATGATAAACGGCCTTACAAAGATCATTTCGGGGCGTATGTGGCAGATGGTGGGCGTAAATCCATACTTCCGGGCTACTACCTGCACCTGGCGGGCAACAACAATTCTTTCCTGGCCGGCGGACTCTGGATGCCACCTGCCAATTACCTGAAAGCAGTGCGACAGGAAATAGACTATAGCCTGGATGAGCTGAAAGGAATAGTGGAGGCGCCAGCTTTTAAAAAGAAGTTTGGTGAACTACAGGGGGAGCAACTGAAAACCACACCAAAAGGCTACGACAAAGAAAACCCGGCCATCGAATACCTGCGCTTTAAAAGCTGGAATGCCGTCATGCCACTCTCTGATAAAGTTGTGTTGGGTAACGATTTTATGGATGTGGTACTGGATGGTTTTAAAAGCCTGAAACCATTTAACGATTTCCTGACTGCACCTTTAAAAGAGATAGGAAAAGACTAG
- a CDS encoding L,D-transpeptidase family protein — translation MFYLFAAVLLLLLPLRGMAQLAEPAWLNPERQAQLMQQAIELYTCIADVNEWNTLPSDLRLSPGDTNVAVPKLQHNLLLTKDLLAENFDSTLVYDSLLVAATINFQKRHGIKADGRIGPQTVAALNVRPSQKLKLLQANLQRWQTTCTDIDFPAIIINIPDFKLYLADSNKVLLQMRAIVGKKRSPTYLNKTELLSIVVNPNWNLPKSISVNEIVPILRRNPNYLYKRNMRVYLHGRQINPWRVNWRKVNAANFNYQIVQLPGKQNELGKLKFLYNSKVDQYMHDTPRKELFKSEQRDFSHGCIRVEKPYELALYLLQQRSDQPEKKAKELLARWDRNLYLRIRKPMPLYIIYQTCWVDQDGKVQFRNDVYGYESANL, via the coding sequence ATGTTTTACCTGTTTGCAGCGGTGCTTTTGTTGTTGCTCCCTTTGCGGGGTATGGCGCAACTTGCCGAACCGGCCTGGTTAAACCCGGAGCGGCAGGCGCAGCTAATGCAGCAGGCCATCGAACTCTACACCTGCATCGCTGATGTAAATGAATGGAATACCTTACCGTCGGACCTGCGCCTGAGCCCCGGCGATACGAATGTGGCTGTGCCCAAACTTCAGCACAACTTATTGCTCACCAAAGACCTTCTGGCAGAGAACTTTGATTCAACTTTGGTGTATGATTCGCTGTTAGTGGCGGCAACTATAAATTTTCAGAAACGGCACGGCATTAAAGCTGATGGGCGGATAGGCCCGCAAACGGTGGCTGCTTTAAATGTACGGCCATCCCAGAAGCTTAAATTGCTGCAGGCAAACCTGCAACGCTGGCAAACAACCTGTACTGATATCGACTTTCCAGCCATTATCATCAATATCCCGGATTTTAAACTATACCTGGCAGATAGTAATAAAGTGCTGCTGCAAATGCGCGCTATAGTTGGTAAAAAAAGGTCGCCTACCTACCTGAACAAAACCGAACTGCTTAGTATAGTTGTTAACCCTAACTGGAATCTGCCTAAGTCTATTTCCGTGAACGAGATCGTTCCTATTCTTCGCCGGAACCCCAATTACCTGTACAAACGCAACATGCGCGTGTACCTGCATGGCAGGCAGATAAACCCATGGCGGGTAAACTGGCGTAAGGTAAATGCGGCTAATTTCAACTACCAGATCGTGCAGCTGCCGGGTAAACAAAATGAGTTGGGTAAGCTTAAGTTTCTGTACAACAGCAAGGTAGATCAGTATATGCACGACACACCACGAAAAGAGCTGTTCAAGTCCGAGCAACGCGATTTTAGTCATGGCTGTATCAGGGTGGAGAAACCGTACGAACTGGCCTTATACCTGCTGCAGCAACGCTCAGACCAGCCGGAAAAGAAAGCGAAGGAACTACTGGCAAGGTGGGACCGAAACCTGTACCTGAGAATCAGGAAGCCGATGCCACTATACATTATTTACCAGACCTGCTGGGTGGACCAGGATGGCAAAGTTCAGTTCAGGAATGATGTGTATGGCTATGAAAGTGCGAATCTATAG